A part of Excalfactoria chinensis isolate bCotChi1 unplaced genomic scaffold, bCotChi1.hap2 Scaffold_82, whole genome shotgun sequence genomic DNA contains:
- the LOC140265281 gene encoding olfactory receptor 14J1-like, with product MPNSSSINEFLLLPLADTRQLQLLHFWLLLGIYLAALLGNGLISTAVACDQRLHTPMYFFLLNLALLDLGCISTTLPKAMANALWDTRAISYAGCAAQLFFFLFFMSAEFSLLTIMSYDRYVAICKPLHYGTLLGSRACATMAAAAWGAGVLNSLLHTASTFSLPLCQGNVVNQFFCEIPQILKLSCSGSYLREVVFLIFSVSLVFGCFVFIVVSYVQIFMAVLRMPSQQGRHKAFSTCLPHLAVVSLFLLTVFYAYLKPPSVSLPSMDLMVAVLYSVVPPTLNPIIYSMRNREIKHALRKVLQ from the coding sequence atgcccaacagcagctccatcaatgagttcctcctgctgccgttggcagacacgcggcagctgcagctcctgcacttctggctcttgctgggcatctacctggctgccctcctgggcaacggcctcatcagcacagccgtagcctgcgaccagcgcctgcacacccccatgtacttcttcctcctaaacctggccctcctcgacctgggctgcatctccaccactctccccaaagccatggccaacgccctctgggacaccagggccatctcctatgcaggatgtgctgcacagctctttttctttctcttcttcatgtcagcagagttttcccttctcaccatcatgtcctatgaccgctacgttgccatctgcaagccgCTGCACTATGGGACCCTCCTGggcagcagagcttgtgccaccatggcagcagctgcctggggcgctggggttctcaattccctgctgcacactgccagtacgttttcactgcctctctgccaagggaatgttgtcaaccagtttttctgtgaaatcccccagatcctcaagctctcctgctcaggctcctacctcagggaagttgtgtttctcatttttagtgtcagtttagtctttgggtgctttgttttcatagttgtgtcctatgtgcagatcttcatggccgtaCTGAGGATGCCTTCTcagcagggaaggcacaaagccttctccacgtgcctccctcacctggccgtaGTCTCCCTATTTCTCCTCACTGTCTTTTATGCCTACCTGAAGCCACCCTCCGTCTCCTTgccatccatggacctgatggtggcagttctgtactcagtggttcctccaacactgaaccctattatctacagcatgaggaacagggagatcaagcacgctctcaggaaggtgttgcagtAA